Below is a genomic region from Henckelia pumila isolate YLH828 chromosome 3, ASM3356847v2, whole genome shotgun sequence.
gcaaaaatgagattaccccctacatgctcttattgttgtaaaataggacatgttagacataaatgtagatctttaagatttcaatataatcaaaagagctatatgaaatggaggcctaagagtacttaacaactcatcagttggcattatgagatcatgatctaagggagttcatcatagaccggtttaaattgccttgatgcgactggtcttcctgatgaacgctgctctgtccaagaaaataggtttttaaagaggcatagccctacctactactgggagcactcttagaaagtggcgatgatgttgctatgagagactgaattctaagaagtctattttgtatctctcttttctaacactgtggacccaaaagaactaaagggtaccaaaataaattttttgtagggaaataggaaaaatgttctccctagcatatggtatctagacagtggatgttctagacatatgacgggaaacAAGGAGCTTCTAAaatccatcaaaccaaaggagaagggaactgtcacctttggagacaacagcaaaggagttgtcgaaggaatcggctcaataggtatatctgaatcttgcttgattgatgatgtactcctagtgaatgggcttaaacataatctactaagcataagtcaattgtgcgatagaggttatgaagtcaaattcactccccaacactgcaccatatcactcatgactgacaaatccataaatttcaaaggttatagaagtgaaaatgtatacaaggtttctttaaataatttatctttatcaaatattaaaagccttgtatctttgaatgttgatgaaaacattctttggcatagacgactaggtcatgttggtcctagtaccatagaaaaactttttaaaattgatttagttgttggtatgccaaaactcaatttaaaattagattctatttgtgatgcatgtcaacttggcaaacatacaagggaatcttttaaaagaaaaaattttatatctacttctatgccccttgaacttcttcacctagatctatgtggtccatcGAGGAACTCTAgcctaggaggaaagctttatgcatttgtcattgtggatgatttttcacgttacacgtggacattgtttttagcccacaaaaatgatgcctttgattattttaaaacttttgtcaaacgagttgagaatgagaaaaatctttcaataaagcagatccgtagtgaccacggaactgaatttcaaaatgagagtttttcaaacttttgtgaagagaaaggcatcggtcataatttttcttgtcctaggactcctcaacaaaacggggtcgttgagaggaaaaataggacacttgtggagattgcgaggaccatgatatgtgagcattctctaccaaaatatttttgggctgaagcaatgaacactgcctgttacattatcaatcgcgtatcaataaggccaattctcaagaaaactccatatgaattatggagagggagaaagcctaacatttcttactttcgagctttcggttccaaatgctacatacataacaatggtaaggacaaccttggcaaatttgatgccaaatccgacaaaggtatctttctcggatattctacctcaagtaaggcttttagagtttttaataaacgtactttacttgttgaagaatctatgcatgtgatttttgatgaatctatgtctactattgttcgcactaacattgatgatgtagaattactcgaagaagagttggccTCCTCAAGTCTAAATGATCTAAATGTTTCTGTTGAGAAAACatcacttccgaaggattggacgcttcacaaagatcacccaatggatcttatcatcggaagtccttcgaagggagtagccactcgttcttctcttaataatatttgcaatcatcttgcttttgtttcgcatgttgaacctaagtgtattgatgatgctttattagatgattcttggattattgctatgcaagatgagttgaatgagtttaaacgcaataatgtttggaatcttgttcctaggacgcacgatagatctatcataggaactaaatgggtgtttaggaataaacttgacgagcatggtactatcactagaaataaagctaggcttgtagcgaaaggatatagtcaagaagaaggcatagattatgatgaaacttatgcgcctgttgctagactagaatctattcgcatgctacttgcttttgcttgctctagaaattttaagttatttcaaatggatgtcaaaagtgcttttcttaatggtgaattgaaagaggaggtgtacattgaacaacctgatggatttgttgatgcattattacctgatcatgtgtatagactaaacaaagctttgtatggtttgaaacaagctcctcgagcttggtatgaaaaactatcaactttccttatttcaaatgatttttcaagaggaaagattgatattactttgtttaccaaacatgacaaagatgatttattaattgtgcaaatttatgttgatgacataatttttggttctactaatgaaactctttgtcaagaattctctaagttgatgcaggatcactttgagatgagcatgatggggaaaCTTAATTATTTcttcggattgcaaatcaaacagtgcaaagatgggttctttgtgaaccaaagcaaatacatcaaggagattctaaagaagtttgggatggagaacacaaaatcatcatccacaccaatgagcacatcaatcagactcgacaaggatgaaaatggtaaatctgtagatcaatcttcctttcgtagtatgatttgctccttattatatgctactactagtagaccggacattatatTTAGTGTTTGcatgtgtgcacgatttcaatcatgtccaaaggaatcacatttgttcgccttaaaacgcattttcaaatatctttcaaatacttcaaatctcggcttgtggtattcgaaaaattctttctttgatttaaaagcatattgtgatgccgactttggtggatataaggtggaccgaaaaagcactagtagaacttgtttctttttaggaaattgtttagtttcttggttttccaaaaagcaaaactgtgttgcgttatcaacgaccgaagccgaatatatggctatcggtagttgttgtgcgcaaattctttggatgaagcatcaattgctcgactatggcgtctcttttcaaaaatccctattttctatgacaacactagcgccatttgtcttacaaagaatccgattcaacattcgcgcactaaacatattgacattcgtcatcattttattcgtgaccacatcgaacgaaatgaagttgaacttcaatatgttgacacgacaaatcaaattgctgatatttttacaaaaccactagatgaaaatacttttattcgttttcGTGGTGAACTTGgtatgattgagttgtaatcacttgttgacatattctaaagataatgacatattaagggggagcttaatataaaattcgagcaacttaattttggataatacaaattaattgtatttattcaatattatacgctcatattttgttatttatgtgaaatttatgtgttgcattttagaaattatatttcaattctcatgtttttgcatacttttccagtctttttgattatcacgaaaagggggagaattagtttggttaaatactttaactaaaggggagagttagtatggttaaatgcatgaagaataaaatcggttatttgataaacaaactcttcttcactaattgtttaatttagggggagttttattcatgcaattatattgtgcaaatttaaattatttatttaatattgtacatttatttctcctatttaaccaagttttgtgatcatcaaaaagggggagattgttacgccttaaacgcatacaaatctcgtgttatgagattaatgtttttaatgcattaacaagtctcataatattatgttttgatgattacaaaactcggttaattgttactaaccatttaaagtgagattttgcagattagaatttattgacaaataaattgttggaagttattttgaagctatacatgtatttataaagtcttttattgctcattgaatggatgaaacattgttaagagatataaaaaaaaagagaagaagaagccaaagtatggagcagcaacttccgaaaattactgggaattttctaggcatttaaatccgatctccaccggtcATAATCGTGATGAAGAAGTTTTACATGTgttcaaatttgagagcaatccaacggctagatatggagttatgattttttcacaaaaattgtgcagtacctatttctgcagaacttgtagtgaagaatgaagaatcaacttctgaaaattactggacgtgcttgagacatccaaatcaaatatccaccgatcaaaatcaatatcaggatgttttcaaacttatatcaaaatttcatatcaatccaacggctagatatgaagttatgatttttctacaaAGATTGCACAGTacttatttctgcagaacatgaagcaaattaTGAAGATTCAACTTCTGAAATTAACTGGGATTGTTTGCGTGATCCAAATCACATCTCCACCGATCAGATTCAAATTcaggatgttttacaacctttgtccaaatttcagatcaatccaacggatggatatggaggtatgaatttttcaaatttgttgcatagaacaagttcgaaaacttgatgaagtgacttccgaaaattactggaaatgtttgactcgttagaatcgaatcttcaccgttcagattgaagatcccgatgttttaaagcttaagttcaaatttcagatcaatccaacggttagattggaagatatgatttttccacaaaatccgctcagtgctgggaaaatgtaggcagcggcgccgaacactttttgtcactccttgacttcttaccacacgctccaagcactcaaatcagattcaaaactttgccaactataaatagaggccatccaagttcatttggagacatcccaactcatctcttctctcttttgcaagcaatttctcactatcaaagtgtttgtgtgatatatttgagagtgtttgtaaaaatagtttgtgagttggttgtgctattgttgtaaacacttgagtgtgaagccaagtgtgttgtgctatcgttgtaagcacttgagtgtgaagccaagtgttgtgttgaggctatccttggagcccttaatgccaagtgttcgagttgtatcggcgcggtgatcgtgttgagttgtacggctatccttggagccatcaaggccaagagttgaagtgctagtggatccttagttaatcaatcttaaccaagaaagggagacgtagacgatttatcgtcgaactttcataaacatatcctatctcatttatcgatttatttcttttacgcatttatttaccgcatttatttttgattgctttaagtcttccgcttgcatacttgcataatcgctttaaattgctaaagttgccaatagaacctaaatccccccccccccccccattaggttctaacagtttttggacctatagtcctcacacctgaaggtgtaaaacctgttagatacaaatgagtttttattcgaaagcgaaatgagaaaaatgaaatagtaagatataaagctagacttgttgcacaaggtttttctcaaaggcctggaattgattatgaagaaacgtattatcctgttatggatgcaattacgtttcgatatttgattagtatggcagtgtctgaaaatttggtaaTGTGTCTGATGGATGTTGTTACgacttacttatacggatcacttgatagtgatatatacatgaaaatccctgaaggatttaagatgcctgaggcacaaagttcaaaacccagagaattttattctgtaaaatttcaaagatcattatatgggttgaagcaatccggccgaatgtggtataatcggctaagtgagcacttgatgaaaaagggatatgtaaatgatccaatatgttattgtgttttcatcaagaaaacaacatccggatgtgtaattattgttgtatatgttgatgatttaaacatcattggaacgaataaagaaattcaagaggttatgatgtacttgaaggaagaattcgaaatgaaagatcttggaaaaaccaagtattgtctgggtttgcatatagaacaaaaagaatgtgaaatttttgttcaccaggcaaattatacagaaaagatccttaaacattttaatatggataaatcaaatccattaagtacactaatggttgtaagatcattaaacatagaaaaggatccattccatccatgtgaagatgatgaagttattcttggtccagaagtaccatatctaagtgccattggtgcccttatgtatcttgcaaattgcactagaccagatatatcttttgctgtaaatttattggcaagattcagttcatatccaacaaagaggcactggaacgaaattaaacatatattccgttatctacgaggaacgacagatttgagacttttgtactcaaaagacaccaatcaaagtatcatggGTTATgccgatgctggatatttatcttatccacataagacacgttctcaaaccggatatgtatttactcgtggaggcaccgcaatttcttggcgtttacagaaacaaacactcgtaacaacttcatcaaatcacgctgagattattgcgctatataaagcaagccgtgaatgtttttggctaaaatcaatgacacaacatatccaaaattCTTGtagattatcagtagacaagaagcctgtgacgttgtatgaagacaatgctacatgtattgctcaaatgaaagaaggatacatcaaaaatgacagaacaaaacatatacctccaaagttctttgcctacaatcaagagcttgagaagaataaagatattgatatgtgttatattcaatcaagtgagaactcatcagatctcttcacaaaggcacttcccacgacgatattcagaaaacatatatacaacattagGATGCGCAATCTGCAGAATATGTGAataatcactcatgttaacatgagggagaatttacgtggctgcactctttttcccttactatggtttttatcccactgggttttttctagtaaggtttttaacgaggcagtataaaacacgtaataaagacagtcatcatatcacgatcatcatcacaaggggaagtgttgaaaaatatattattattattattattattattattattattattattattattattatgatgttgaatattgaatattgaatattgagttgtaaaatatggaaaattagtgtgtaatgatgtagatgatgtatttatttttggactaatctcaaatgtggatctataaataggtcttcatttgtgatgaaatatacaattgagttgagagaaaaatattataaaatgtagagtttgatatattttgagttttgaagcttttactttttaccataaatttttactttttcacaacaaaatcTTATATTTAGGAGAATTTTATCGTTTTATTTATTGGAACGtataacttaaaataaacacTTGGTTTAATTACCTCGAAAGTTTGACGTACACGAAGTTTGAgcgatggaaaaaaaaaaaaaacacttgacGTTTATCATCACACATTATTATTAGGGGACCCCCTCCTACGAAAATTCTGAGACTCAGAGGGCAGAATCACTGCACTGCAGTATTAATTtagaaaataacaaatatatgtttttatttgtacaaACAATATGATTTCAGAAAGCACCAGATCTACCACCATaccattttattttcttcttaatTCCTTCCATCTGGGgaccataatatatataatatatataaatataaaatatatcctccTGCCAGCTCTTATTTCTCGTGGGACCCATCTCCtcataataattatattaatttccgcaaaaaaaaaaagattctgGGATATTTTCCAAGTTTTCTTTGGCAAAACAAAAATcacaaattataaattattataataataacattCGTTGATTGTTAAATGTGAACGTCCCATCTCCCAGATCTTCTCTTATCCTTGCTGATTCATatatatcatcatcttcattcaTTTCCCAAACCTCTCACCGTCAAGGCCATCCCTGCatatatcattatattataataaactaaatattatataaattttatttcaacTACAACATTCTTATGATTATTATAAACATTGCTTATTGTTTACATttgttcaaatatatatattatatacatcaCATTCAAATCTCCTGTGAAACATGGTGATACAGTGCAGGTGCCTATTAATATTTTAGGTTCAAAGTAGCCTAAAAATCAGCAAAATTTAATCTACTTTTAGCTTATGGATCTGTTTCTTCAGAGGAAGCAGCAAAATCATCCAGAGGCGGTCACATCTATGCTTCATGTATACTTTATTTACTTCGAAAAAaggtaattaaaataataatatgttagaGATTTgccttttctatttttttgaTTCATAATCATTAAGTTATCTGTCTCTTTCTATATCATGATATAATCTTATCTTTTGACTTGGAGACATTTTCAGTGATCTTTTTTCTTCTTAATAAaacaacaatatatataaaagcCAATAATCATTAGAGTAATATAATTTCAATTATAGGGTtccgtttttattttttatttttgggaaaTCCGAAGGTCCTCGACTGAGAGTAAGAAAGAAGGTGTATTTTTTATAATCTTTGCTCAAGTGAGAAgggaaaatttaaattttttttttaaaaatgaaatataatGCCACTGATTAAAATGAAATTAGATGGTAGTATTAATTAAAcaacataataaaattaaacatatatatgtACCGTGTGATCTTGATGGTGAGAGTAATTTTGGCTTTGAGGATATGAGCCATGACCCGACCCATCTGTCGGGGTGGACGGGTCGGATTCATCTGCTTGACACTCCAAATTCACACCAAATAATCTCACACTCCTAGAATTCCCTCCTCCTCTTGTTTGGTTTTGTGACCCGGATCCtggaaaaataatatatatggatgcagaaattttaattaataataatcatgaacaaagtattatatatatatatatatatatatatatatatatatatgatgtcaGTTCAAGTGCTAAATACGGTGAATGTGACGTGcatgaaaaataacttaaagaatatattaaaaatacagAAAGACTGCTTTCAAGTTTGGAAGATTAAAAAAATCAGCAATCGAAATGCGTAAAGCACATGTTATCATCTATTAATGCACCACGCACATTGGCCTCAAATCaggacaaataaaaaaaacaattatctAATCGATGTTACGAATTTAAATATCCTTGCATAGGatagaatattttatttggaaaagcCTTGATTTTTCCAAACCTAAAAACTCtttgtttttcttcaaaaaaagaAGAATATTTGGTTCAgacaagtgttttttttttattttgttttctttcatgTTTGCATAGAGCACAATGTATTCCTcgtaaacaaataaaataaaataattagagAATTccgaaattattaaaatttcatttcaaaataaaaatacataaaatgaTACCTGCATGAAGAGCTTCCTGTTGGTATTGCTGAGCCTGCGAAGAAAAACCTTGATACTGCTGGTTCGGATATGTATTCCCCTGGTAAAATGCTCGATTAAACCCGCCACCTCTGCCGGCCGGCAGCTGGGCAGCGCCACTCCCCTCGCCGGAGCTCCTCTTCCTCCACCCTATGAAAAGGCGGTCGCAATCCGCACGGTGGCGCGAAAACAGGACGAAATCACCCGCATCAAGCCTTTTCTCCTTAACGAACCTGCTCCATCCTTTGGTCAACACGTAGCTCTGGCTGCTGTTCCAATAAGAGTACCGGAACCTCCACAGTTTCCCCATCTCATCCTCGAAGCTCAATATAAATCCCTTCTCCCCCGGATCACcccctcctcctcctcctccgccGCCGCTTATCGGAAAGTACCTCTCCGCGTGCTGCTTAGGTATAACCAGACGGTTGAGCTTACCCACGTCGCTCGGCGTCAATGGCTTCTCGAACAAAGGCTCAGTACTCTCATCCATACCCATAATCAAATTATTA
It encodes:
- the LOC140892107 gene encoding B3 domain-containing protein At2g36080-like; translation: MSTNHYSSDSHLYCSYAHSLMESSSGHSNQKPTFFSTAAGYGSWQTTGGGGSASVAMFNLNNEDHEEESGCDHHEQVNLDDGDQGSNNNLIMGMDESTEPLFEKPLTPSDVGKLNRLVIPKQHAERYFPISGGGGGGGGGDPGEKGFILSFEDEMGKLWRFRYSYWNSSQSYVLTKGWSRFVKEKRLDAGDFVLFSRHRADCDRLFIGWRKRSSGEGSGAAQLPAGRGGGFNRAFYQGNTYPNQQYQGFSSQAQQYQQEALHAGSGSQNQTRGGGNSRSVRLFGVNLECQADESDPSTPTDGSGHGSYPQSQNYSHHQDHTGWP